The Amphiura filiformis chromosome 6, Afil_fr2py, whole genome shotgun sequence genome segment ttgatgcaaggaacaaaatcccggcgcatgttacctgtttagggtatcgttttagccaatctttaaatccttgtttagggtgcttttctaaagttgattatcgcggatgtaTGTATACGGGCCACCCACAATGGGAGTgatacattaaaattaaaaagttaaaaatttccCCCTAGTAGCTTATCtcctgatagtcatataacgaccaaatgataaatgacgactatcatggaagactgagttccgcagtctactaGTAGCTACTATTCCATATGGCATGAAAACTTTGAAATGTATGACGCAAGATTTAATATGAAATAAATActctattatacatgtacatgacatGTACTGTACATGTGCAACTTGTACAACTTCCATATAGACAAATAGTCCGAATAATCTTTTAAAGCTTACCTCTTTTTTAGCACGTTCTTTGTTTTCTTTCGCAATTCTCATCAATTCCTTGAAATCCATCTTCGACTCTCTCAGTTCCTGGATTTCTTTCAAACTAACACTCCATCATATCACACACCAGGAACAAGCATGTAATATtagtttttttacaaaaatatcaacCAGTCAGTTCCTGTTTTTTTAACAACATGCACAAAAGTGCTTACATGGATTTTAATTTCGGTCAAAGGTCAGGGTTGAACAGCTGATTGGCACCTTATATGGTCATTTTCGATAATCCGAAACATTCCGATATTCTAACTTCGTTTGTAAACTTCCGTTCCCAGGATTCCTGGGTAATCTTTAAAAAGAGGCGCGTCAAGATGGCGGATACTTCCCTGGAAAGTAAGAAAAAATTCGTACAAATCAACTCGATATATATGTATTTCTGGCGAATATATATTTCGATCGGAACcgtttaaaattaattaaatttctaAGTAACTAAGATCTTCCATGCGAGTCAAAATAGTGCTTTGCATACATGAAATATGACGGGTTACATACGTGGCAAAATTTTACGCCGTGATTAAAGAGCAGAATTCTGCAGTCATGACAGTGCACTGTGTGCAGTGTCATTGACCATTGTTGACTTGAGCTGAGGAGCTGTAAACAGAACTGTATGTGTACATATGTGACATGTGCAGGCAGGCGCAagctaaaaaaaaatagaaatcaatTACATagtttcaaaattgaaaatggaATTATTTTATTTGGGAATTTGGACGGTAGTCGCCGGTACTAGTATGGCTAGTCTACGCGCCGGTAGTTCTCCACGCCACGTAAACTCATGAACTTCATTTCAACTTGTAATTGTATGGCTCAAatttcggaccgctcgccattaagtttctTGACTTccttattttgaatttgttgatgttttttaatgatccccgatttccggtggTGCGGTGCACGCGgtggattattttatttttagtttagCTGTGTCACATGTATATGACGCTTGTGGGAACCAGCCAAACTTAACTTTAGAATTGTAGAGTGATTTGattaaaaattgagcaaaatttgacctttctaggCTAGTTGACCAAACAATTATGTGCGTAATTATATGATAAAACTAAAAGACAGTCTAAAGTAATTATATGAATTATGATAATGACAATCAGTGTTAGAAATAAGAGAAAAAACCAGATTGTCCACCGGCCACCGGACAAcctatatccaggctggacacatcacactaccgttaggtacgttcataaaattttgaagttcaatatttttagctgaaagttctttcatttgaaagagaatcaaattacctaaacaataaggggtcaatcatgtttctagtgcatatacttttgaagttacagacaaaaatagtgtcaccaaattgtccaaaattttgtgtgtgaaattgtgacagcaggcacatgtacaatgtacactactgtatgtgaccccagatgacctcctattctttactgtaagaaagctgttttgatggtcttgatttgcacacaaattgctttttgcgctttaacgaagcgtccacttggtggaacatggattgcactatgtgatagcttatgaatccattattatgccagtaccaacataagtcaacatcacttaggttttggttgtcaaaattaatttttagtaattttttccattgagcaccacagtaaagccattttttttttttacaggcaCATTCTACTTCCCTATGGActaatagcgccacctatagtgtgtgatgtgagcctggctactaccgtgtgatgtgtccagttcgtcgccgaactcgcatataacatggagagcttagcataacggcctgcctatttacgcttcctgaaaacactcttgcacataacatacaaaaccacaaattcactaacttcaacttgcactaccgacaccatgaaaaatattttaattattaccgatccttcagaatacttgcaaatattggcagtttcataaaatcctgctgctgaaaatcgtaaattccacaatcttctgtcagatccaggtcagtaatcacaggtgggctgaatctaccagcgtgacaagaccagagataataaaaaggatgagagCTGGCCACGCCgcacaaatagctagcctgattggcaagcgtcgtcgctggccagatcttctacggtcgtgtatgatgagtagagaccatagagccctatatagggctctgtggaagaaacggttcctaattttAAAGCCAtagataatatattcatttatacgagaaccatatttttgtaccaatcacagaacagaatttcacttaactcacagctgtcaatcattcttgtgaaacgtaagctccgcctagtatcaaggtcttcttctgcgcattggttgtgcgcattagctagcctccagcacaaatcctgtgcacacgatcaggttggatgggcggtttacgcctggtttacacaacaggaactgcgatgcatcctaaactggatcgcttccgtgtattcgcattgcatggtgggtaatcgcctgccaatttgcgtagctccacgttcacaacagtttaaaatcaacacaggtaaatccatataaaaattaacatggacacaaaattgacatagcttatgtaattcaaataataaaataataaaatgtaatattatcatgatagatgcacgctttattaaaacttgaaaagattattaagtccaataatttgtttgtgttagcttgcacgggtcacaaaatggcgacccatcacgcattttctgcatgtgccgacattagtaactcatagtgactgtcctcaaactagcgccagtgtgtctcaggcctgataactaaccccaggtaattttatgcagaaagttttcttgcgaacagctgcaggtgacaattaaacaatgaacacggcttgtttatgtacatgcgtggggaggcttgtacgtcagctgacgtgttttggacatgttccggcgtaaaaaagtgtcgtttttcttcatgaaaaataccagcgatgaccagttttttgtgggctatttgatttacaggtatgtcggttcgtcatagggtagaaatgatagctgtacaatttgtataataacatacagtttaacataggcctaaacatttatgggcacaaatcgaccttccgtattatgcacaagtatgtggaagtggcaggcatacgGACAACCTAGCAAGACTTTTTGGTTGTCCGCCacaatttttggttgtccgttcttTTTACCATTTGTTTCCAGTGTTCTCATCATATTTGAGCCATGGTCGGCCCTCTTGCCATTTTGGAAGAAATTTCATTTGACGCCTGGTTTTGTCGTATATCGTGTCAGCTTCTCTTTTTTTAGAAGCACTAGAACTAGATCTATCACTCGTGCCGGCCGCACCGCCGCCGAAGAACGCATGGAGTGAAGGCTGCTTCGCCATTTTGCAACAACACAAGCACCAAGTAGCGCACGTGTCTATTTCACCATGGAAATGATTTCCCTCAATAATTATGCTCGTTTACAACGTCAAAGTTCGCACCAGActgaaacaaaaatacaacaGCATGTACATAGATTCAAACCAAGCGACCAATTTTCCTCTATGACAGTATAATAATTATAGCGGcagtaaataaaccacaaaaaaTCTccttaattgattttgttttttaaattgttgttgtttatcataatacatgtaataatattaataacgatctatattttgtgtgtgtaaatttttggttgtccgccggaTAACAGGCGACCTCATTTTGGTTATCCGACGCTCATTTTGGTTAATTTGGACAACCGGATTACcactatttcgaacgctgatgaCAATATGTACAACACTtttgtgttttgatgttttgggagactgagCTTGAGGGATCCCAAACAACGGGTGACGGATCCTATTCTTGActagactctctctctctctctctctctctctgtgtcaggtggcgctgtgtagcgctgctgtggtcttcacaagagtacgccatctcactcgatccgatgccaagtgtgttgcaccttgcattccctggttagaaaccagctgcacgtcattagtccaagatgttggtggacgtcctcttcctcgttagccttccatggccccttgcaaaatctgtttttctacacctccatgtttcctgacaatatggccaaagtacttcagctttctctccattatgccgcttctgatggttagacttgtaccaatcttgtcaaggatccaggaatttgttctcctgtctttccatgtcactcgtataagcctcctgtaacaccacatctcaaaagcatctactcttttcctatcattcttggtcatagcccaagactcgcatccataagtggcaatggaaaacacagttgcacgaagtaggctaGACTAGACTAGaggtgtaatattccttcaacaatTCCCTAGTACGGAATGGTCTTGTACGTTGTCCAGAGACAACGTAtattaagttccttgtactaggaaTTTGGCAATTGCCGGTTCGCCTAAGATATGACGGGGTATGTCTACTTGAAAACAGCCAAAGACGAATCTCTGTTGTTTCGGCCAATTCAGAGTCTATCTTGTTTACATTTCAGAACATGACTAACTACACCAGTTCAGTAGTAAGCAAATTAATTGTCCTAACTTTTAGATAGTACATTTTTGGGCaatgcaaatgcatttttttcaTCTAAATGTGACAAAACCACAGTGCAAtgaaaaaaaacaataatttttttggcaatatttaaaaaaaatgtggaaaaagcAATTTTTAAAGCTATGCGTGTGGGTAGGTTTTAACAATTTTTGGATGGCACTGCACTAGTATGTTCACAtgttacctctgcattgaaccatgtcaaagaacagggataaagatctggatcgtaattctatagaatattcatatcatgctgctACGCGCACAggtctgtaagattagtatctttgaaaagagtgggaAAAGGACACTTTTTAAAGCTATGCGCGGATTGCGCGCAGGAAGTTGAGTGAGACAAGGGTTTTTTTTGCTGTatacaggattaactaccatataggTTAAACAATTTTTggatatatcgcactgcactagtacgttcacacagtacctctgcattgaatgtCAAAGAACAGCCCGGATAAAgatctggatcgtaattctatagaatattcatatcatgctgataactcgcacctgtaagattagtatcttttaaaagagtgcattgtattcaatctatgaatgCAGACgaatgcaatctgcttgtagtgcagggcgatatattcaaaaattgttttaacccattgctatggtagttcatcATGTTAcatcttgtacatgtatgtatgtatgtaggcaTAGGTTTATTTAGTACTTATCATGtacaatgcacatatcaaatCTGTGTGTTGGAGCCATGCTGTGAATAAAACTGATCATGATGTTCTCCTGTATGTTTTATTGATGTATTTTAGACTCTGCCGAGGCTTTGATGAGTCTTCGCAGTTCAGGGAAGAACAGGCCATCACCAATGAAGCAAATAAAGCAGGAACCATCCGATGAACCCCCAGTACATGTGTCTAGGAGGGGTGTGGTAAGTTATTatgaatttatgtatttatttatttttgttgttgatagtTGCAGAGGTCGAGCAAGAGCTCTAGCCTGTTCTTTGATGTTACTGTTCTACAACCTTCTtgcattaaaaaaagaaaattaaatacGTTCGTACACACATTAACCAGGGTgttattgttttgatttatttgtaaaattgACAAAAGCGTGCAGTTATCTTAAATTTTCAGCAGGTCAGCGGGAAGATTCTCTATTTTTTTGCACAGTATATTAAGTACCGTATAGACATCATGCCATGATACCAGTCCAAAATGATGCACACATCATGCACAGGGTCAGCTTTGCCTGGTTAAAACAGGGGGTCCAGTGGAAGCTATTTTggccccttaagggggtactacacccctggccaatgttgtgcctattttggaatttgtctcaaatattatagcgcattggtgacaagtaagatatgtatattataggggcaaggactacaactactgcactgaaaattcgaGCATAAATAggggattaagggggtactacacccctggccaattttttttatttttgcatttttctctcaAAAAGTAtatacattggtgacaagtaagatatgtacattataggggcaaggactacaactactgcactgaaaattcaggaactcaaggcaagtagttattgatttattgatcaaatattggttttccctcatttttgactgtaactccacaactgttgtctgtgctgaaataaaatttccagtgtagtagttgtagtccttgcccctataatatacatatcttacttgtcaccaatgcactataatttttgagaaaaatgcaaaaatcggcacaaaattgggcaggggtgtagtacccccttaactgcccCTTAGTCTGAAAACAAGGGGTCCAACCCTGAAAACAAAGGGTCCAAAActacaaaatctttaaaaaagtgacaaaataataaataaatctttACTTTCCATTCATCTTtgattctttaattttttttggttgatttatttttattttatattatatttttattttcctttccttgagtgtttgtttgtatttattttaatcaaattgcCTCTTGTCTACTGCTCGCTGGCCAAtaataaatattacaaatttataCTGCCCtcaacgttttaaaatgttttgtataaaaacacacttcaacaatatttttttaatgttttcaaaatgttattgtaaaatattttttgcaaacattttttgccaaatattttgtcaacacttagcaGTAGGTTATcagcaaatgtttttgaatattatgaaaatgtttccttaaatataacctgacatttaaacattttctggcaaactttttaatattttttgtttgctgggtatagtgGGTAGTCCATAATTCACCATTTTAAGGGTTCAGTTGCTTGGAAAACTACTATGCATAAGCATAATGCAATTTGGGAAACATTTGAGACTAGCTTATGCCGGGAGTTCATGAAAGTTTTGAAAGGCTAAATGACCGGGCATTATGATGAACAGCAAATTAGTGTCGCTAGGTTTGTATTTTCAGATAAACAACAAGGGCTCGGATATCAagatttgcatagtattttttctgggacatgagagcacatccgataaatatcaaattgcattttggatACGAGGGATgtatttggggaaaaaatgcaccttcaatactaaaggtcatttttaaatgatcgtcggctttctctcccagctacatacactttaacttcattaagtttacttcgaggactgttaaatatcaaaaattttaaaaaatatcaaattttaaaatttgccataaaatttgtattatatatcataaatttcaaaaaattaaaattattgatatcagaatattcctcatattcagaatgccattcgatatgtctgatgtgttctcatgtcccagaaaaaataactgtgcaaacgttgctatccgagcccttaacattGTTAAATTGGGAGATTTTTTATTTCTACACTCGGGCTGCGATTTATATGCGTCCAATTGAGATTTTTTTGGACCCCTAACTTCCCCCTGGATTTAGAGATTCAGTGCATCCGTATTaccttattttcaaaattttgcatccAGGATGCAAAAACGTGATCCCTGATCGTGCAAAAATTAGATTATCTTTGTCTCTGATACCCACTGTATTTGACTTCGGTGTCATATATTTATCCTATTATGTTCCTAAATTATTCCtatgtattttatatttttgcaagAGCTGGCTTGAAGAGCTTGGTTTATAGCTATAAAAATAGTCATATTGttattttctttgaaattgccATTGCAGCCTCCTAGAATTCGCAAAAGGAATCGCCTTATCTTCAACGATGATGAAGTCACTCAATGTCTCCTAAACGCACTCCTAGTAAGAAATCCAAGGCTGCAGCATCAAGTTCTGTGAGTAGTAACCAATCGCTGTATTATCACTGTCTCTGAATTACACTCTACCGACACACACAATGTCTATCcatgtttaggggcaaatttcaaaccaattcctcacttatggtgtttttatattgtctatccttgtttaggggtaattTCCAAACatattcctcgcttagggtgtttttatttgagtaaaatccttgtttagggttagtttgacaaatttttgacatcctagcttagggtcatttttgaaagttaattcacacggatgcttataacttttatacatgagtgccccccccccctccgggtaTTTTAGAGGGTCAGCAGCTGCACTCATATAGACAGAATTAAAGCAAATTTTGTAAACTAATTGTTAAATGATCTTGGTTTCCATTCTTCAGCCATCTCGAGCACGTCAGGCGTCATCAGCACCAAGACACCAGACACCTAGCAAGCAGCCTGCACCATCACATCGTCCTAGCCCAGGAAGGTTGAGCTCACAGATTTTAAGTACACCTGCGAAGAAGGCTGCTCAGAGGCTTGGTGTACGACTAAAGAACCTCCTCAAACTGCCTAAAGCCTATAAATGGTGCATGTATGAATGGTTCTACTCAGATCTAGACAAGTAAGTTTCCTCCCCATGAATTTGTGAGATTAGTGTTGATACTCTTCTGTACAGTACAAACAATCCTCCAAAttaagggcacggtggctcagtggttacggccttggactcataatccgagagcctGCTcggcgtgcgtgggttcgattcccgtcccaccaccatgttgcgcccttgggcaaggcgctttgcctcgcttgcctcaccccacccaggtgcaatgggaagctgtcaagggtagtcacagtcgttgtactgatggaccctgcgccacttgtaggctgcaagcatggttccgacatattctaatgacggcggaataaatgtaaagcgctttgaagctgtttacggcataaagcgctatataaatatctacatttatcttatttttaaattgaCAAGACATGAGTCGGTCGGGTGAAGACAAGGCActagcaaacaatttttttgcctaACAAGATGCACATGAACAAATTTGTCATCCAAAAGACAAGTTGTGTGTAAATGGGCCTGGCCTGTGTGCTCATTGGATCCTTCAGACAGGTCCAGGCACAGGAACAATGCCTTCCCCTTTGTCGATGTATGTAGTCACCATAAATTGCTGCTGGACTGACTTTGTATTGGGAAAAAACTGTTCAGGGTCAAGATGAAGGGGAAGGGAAATTGCAGGTAGTTTTGCAGGATTTCCTTTCCAGTTTGGGCTTTTGGGCTTGATTAAGAACCTGATTCGGTTGACCAATCATGGCCCATCTATGTGATGACCTGATTCAGTTGACCAATCAGGGCCCATCTATGTGATGACCTGATTCAGTTGACCAATCAGGGCCTAATTATGTGCTATATGGTGTGAGATAATCAAGATAAGGGCTATTATTAATCATGTTCTGCAATTGTTGAATATGAATTTATTCTTTTTTGATTTACTTCCAATGTTTTCTTGTTTCTCTTTCAGATCACTATTTGGTGGTGAAAATGATTTCCTAATATGCTTGAGGGAATCCTTTCCACAGTTGAAATGTAGAAAGCTTACACGTGTTGAATGGTGTATGATTAGGAGATTAATGGGAAAGCCAAGAAGGTAAGGTATTGCATATTGAAactaacaaaataatattttactgcCTTTTAGAAACCTGCTTGTTTTGCTTAAGTATGGTTTCACTGATCGGCGCTCTTGACTTTGTTCCACATGAATAAGTTGTTTCTGACAAATGTATGTACTGTATTAACTGAATTTTGCTGATGCAAATGAATGTGCTATTAGATTTTAATCAGGCTGATTCTAATGATTCTATTTGTACAGCTGGAAAGGATTTTTGAACCAGAGCAAAATCTTGGCCAGTCCCCTACACATCTCAAACACATCAATTTCAGACCAGAGCCTGTTGGTGTCCCCTTCCATCAGAGATTTTGTCCTTCGTAAATTATGGgaaacaaaatgacattttagtaGAGTTTTAGTAAATTTCACCACTTCATAAAGGGGTTTTTCATATTTATTGAGGCCAGATTGCTTCCACTGACAATGTGTGTCTCTCCCTCCATCTGATCCTGTCTGGTTCAGGAACTGAAATATTTCCAAGAATGATGACACCCGGCCCATTCACAAATTTAGAGACGAACTCCTAATTGATTTAAACAATttatgtcttatttttgttgtcaaaaaCAATTAGGTGCTCACCCGCCTTCTTTGCTGAAGAGAGGGCAGCCTTGGAGGCTAAAAGACAGAAGATACGGTTGTTACAGCAACGCAAATCCAGCGAGTTGGATTCAAGTGAACTCAAGGACTTACCGGAAGAGATTCCTATGCCGTTGGTGATAGGAAGTAAAGTTTCAGGTAAGCAATGGATATTGATTTTACTTTAAATAATACTTTTTATGTGACCAATCAAAACTGCATCAGtcttttatttcattcataattGGTGCAGATTATCTTACCATTATAAACCCAATGCTATGATGATGGGTATGTGGCATATGGTAATATTTTGGTCTCTGAACCTGATATTTTGACTTATTGATGTACAGTCATGTATTGCTTTGTCGAAAACTTGGCGACATCTGATCTTAAGATTTGACGATTGTCAACAATGTAAATTCTACTCGACAACAAACCTAATTATCATGAACTTGCTATTGTGTGAACACATTCATGTTTTACTCTGACCAATGATTATTTACCACATATGAGATACACCTCATCATGATATTTGTAATCTATCATACTGAAACTCCTCTTTACTGATGTGTTTACTTTGTCCAGCTCGTTTACGAGGTGATGAAAGGAATAGAGCCGATGGGATATTTACAGGGCAGATTGATGCTGTAGATCCTATCAATAATACCTACAGGGTTACCTTTGATAGGCCTGGCTTTGGTACCCATTCAATACCAGACACAGAGGTGTTGGTAAGTACCCATGAAATTCCATCCTTGGTAATTTTAGTAGTCtacaataatatacaaatatatactgccatgagaggttctggttaaaaattTTAGTCTACAATAATAGCATATGTAATCGCCAGTTACATGTAATCCGATTACCACTCTGTCAACTAGTACACACTTTTAAGTCTTCAACCACCGTACACgtaattgaaatgaaatttgcCACACAAAGTCTACCACATTCCAAAAGATGTTTATCATGTGTGATCCAGTTTCTGTGTAACATGTCACTGGCAAATACATGAAAGCATGTGCTAGACCTGATTTAGATACCCAGTCAGTGTCATGAGTTGTAGGCAAACTTAACTCCCATCCCACCCAAAAGATGTTAAATGGTCCTCAACAGTATATCATTGGCCAAGGGCAAAGTTCACCAAGACTCATTTAATAAGACAATGGGTAGGGTACCTACACCCAGTTCACACTGGCAGTGAATATGGGCTAATTATAATTCACCTCAGAATCTGAAAGAGCATTAGGTTAATCATATCAGTGTAGTCACCACATACTTTCATGCCTTAGCCTTTCTGATATGAATATTGAGAGTTATTCCATCTGCATATTGTTTTAGAATTAAAGGATTTTCATGATACTACATGTGTGACAATGCTTCTATTCATTTATACATCTCTTTTCatttttgtcttcaattatagggtcATGAGGCAGTAGATACAATGCCCCTCACATCCTTTCTTCTCAAACACAGACCCAGACCTACTTTGTTTACACCGCCAAGGTAAGTTACAATTAGGCTGCCCTTTCCCCAAGAAAATTCGTATTGTGAACTTTTTTACATCTGCAATTTTGTTTATGCATCAGCACAAAATGTATGCATTTTCTTGGAAGTTTGTGAGCTATGTGAGATCCTGGTATTCACCAATTTCAGATCTGCCCTTATTCCAACATTGTATGTTGTGTCATAtattccctgtttttaattttatccattgctagtatGACAcagttgtatccttttggatccatcctctggttccctgctggtcagttggaac includes the following:
- the LOC140154952 gene encoding LOW QUALITY PROTEIN: protein lin-9 homolog (The sequence of the model RefSeq protein was modified relative to this genomic sequence to represent the inferred CDS: inserted 1 base in 1 codon), which codes for MADTSLENSAEALMSLRSSGKNRPSPMKQIKQEPSDEPPVHVSRRGVPPRIRKRNRLIFNDDEXHSMSPKRTPSKKSKAAASSSPSRARQASSAPRHQTPSKQPAPSHRPSPGRLSSQILSTPAKKAAQRLGVRLKNLLKLPKAYKWCMYEWFYSDLDKSLFGGENDFLICLRESFPQLKCRKLTRVEWCMIRRLMGKPRRCSPAFFAEERAALEAKRQKIRLLQQRKSSELDSSELKDLPEEIPMPLVIGSKVSARLRGDERNRADGIFTGQIDAVDPINNTYRVTFDRPGFGTHSIPDTEVLGHEAVDTMPLTSFLLKHRPRPTLFTPPRITSGSLHSPGLDHDPMLGLSPHRGNLQGDEKTLGGFPIQFLIVVTKLSKILVYKKELILRLKDMNTDAERMKLMEQPLNLSFKQRYADSVLELERLNKDLNNYLLQVQKYCQEIAPEQGLPPLAQPTEDRLRCEQEASQMVHDANIALGERAVKSPKLNDLVANLTSLMLQIKTLAKSDMNSYGFKTLNDSLEEIKKKIDPSNLGCFQNNVEVHVAHIQSGMSQMGNLHAFAEKNIQY